The genome window GATTTCATCGTCCGCCTCGCCGCCGCCTGCCCGCGCCGTTCGCCAGCGCGGCTGCGGGTGCTTGCCAGCGACGGCGAATTCCACTCCGCCCGCCGCCAGTTCGCGCGCTGGGCCGAGGACGGCTGGCTCGACCTCGAAACCGTCTCCGCGCGGCCGTTCGACAGCTTCACCGACCGCTTCCTCGAAGCCGCCCGCGCCGGCGACCACGATCTCATCCTCGTCAGCCAGGTCCTGTTCGGCAGCGGCCGGCTATTCACCGGGATCGATACGCTCGCCGGCCTCGCCCGCGAAGACGGCCCGTGGGTCGTCATCGACGGCTACCACGCCTTCATGGCCCTCCCCCTCCCGCTTGCGGGAGGGGGCCGGGGGGTGGGGCCGCCGTCCAAATCCACCCACCCGAACGCCCCCGCCGCCTCCGCCTTCTACCTCGGCGGCGGCTACAAATATGCAATGGCCGGCGAAGGCCTCGGCTTCATGCATTGCCCGCCCGGCTTCGGCCCGCGCCCGCCGATCACCGGCTGGTATGCCGAATTCGGCGAGCTCACCGCCCCGCCCGGCGGCATCGGCTACCGCGCCGATGCGCTCCGCTTCATGGGCGCGACCTTCGATCCCTCCGCGCTCTACCGCTTCAATGCCATCCGCCGGATGCTGGCGGCCGAGGGCATCACCACCGCCGCCGTCTCGGCCCATGCCGAAGCGCTCCAGCGCCAGGCGCTCGACCTGCTCGCCGCCACCCCGCTCGGCGAGGCCGAATTGCTCAACCCGCTCGACGGAAAGCCGCACGCCCGCTTCCTCGCTTTCCGCTCGCAGAGCGCGGCGGAATGGCAGCAGCGGCTGGCGGAGCAGGAGTGCATCACCGACGTGCGCGGCGACGTGCTGCGCATCGGCTTCGGCCTTTACCAGGATGCGGCCGATGTCGAGCGGCTGGCGACGCTGGCCGCGGGGCTTCGCTAGCGTGACCCGCCGCGCCGTGCCAAGGTGCGGCGCATGAGCTCGACCGACCGAACGCTGCCGCGCAATCCCAATCTGGTGCTGGCCTTCCTGCTGCTGGCCTACATCCTCAACTTCCTCGACCGGCAGTTGCTCTCGATTCTCGCCCAGCCGATCAAGGAGAGTCTCAGCCTCAGCGACACCGAATTCGGCGCCATCGCCGGGCTCGCCTTTGCCTTGCTCTACAGCATCGCCGGGGTGCCGTTGTCGCTGCTTGCCGACCGTACCAGCCGGAGCAAGGTCATCGCCGGCTCGCTCGCCGTGTGGAGCGGGTTCACCGCCTTGTGCGGCACGACGCAGGGCTATTGGTCCTTGTTCCTGTGCCGCCTCGGGGTCGGGGTCGGCGAAGCCGGCGGGGTGGCGCCGTCCTACGCGCTCATCGCCGATTATTTCCCGCCCGAACGGCGCGGCCGGGCGCTCGGCATCTTTTCGCTCGGCGTTCCGCTCGGGCTCGGCAGCGGGCTCATCGCCGGCGCCTATATCGCCACCTATGTCGATTGGCGCGCCGCCTTCCTCATCATGGGCGTGCTCGGCTTGGTGCTCGTCCCGCTGTTCCTGTGGGCGGTCAAGGACCCGCCGCGGGCCCAGGGTTCGGGCGAGCAGGTCCGCCTCGGCGCGGTATTCTCCGTCGTCGCGAAGAAACCCAGCTTCTGGCTGCTCGCCTTCGCCGCCTCCCTGAGCTCGCTGGTCGGCTACGGCCTCGCCGTGTGGATCCCGTCGGTGTTCATGCGCAGCTACGGCCTGTCGTTGATCCAGGCCGGCCAGTTCATGGGCAGCCTGCTGCTGATCGGCGGGGTCATCGGCGTGTTCGCCGGCGGCCTGCTCGCCGACCGCCTCGGCCACGGCGACAAGCGCTGGTACGCCTGGCTTCCGGCCGTCGCCTGGCTGGTCACCGTTCCCTGCTATTTCTTCGGCCTGACCACCGGCAATCTGTGGCTCGCCTGGCTTCCGCTGGCGATCGGCAATGCGCTCAACATCCTGTGGCTCGGGCCGATTACGACCGCCATCCAGCACCTCGTCGAGCGGCCGATGCGCGCCACTGCCTCGGCGCTGTTCCTGCTGATCAACAATCTCGTCGGGCTCGGGGTCGGGCCGTTGCTGATCGGCGCGATCTCGGATTCGCTGCGCTCGACCTATGGCCCGGACAGCCTGCGCTACGCCGCCATCGGCGCGCTCGGCTTTTATCTCCTCGCCTCGCTGCTCGGCTTGCTCGCGGCGCGGCGCATGGCGCGCGACTGGGTCGCCGATACGCCGGCGCAATAGGCCGGTGCCGAAACGGAACGCCTCGCCGCCGCGCTCGTTGGGCGGGGCAAAAGGAGCCCCTGCCATGCGTCTTGCCTATTTGCTCGCCCTCGCCCTTCCGCTCGCCGCCTGCGATTCCGCCGCCGACAAGTCCGGCGCGGGCGCCGGCGGCAAGGCCGAGGCCAAGGCCGAGACGACCATCGCCGCCGGGCTCGGCAACGACGCGTCGACCTTCGCCAAGGCGGTCAAGGCGGCCGGGCTCGACACCACGCTGACCGGCCCCGGGCCGTACACCGTGCTGGTACCGGTCGACGGCGCCTTCGCCAAGCTCCCGGCCGGTGCGCTCGACGGGCTGATGACGCCCGAAACGCGGCCGCAATTGACGAAATTGCTGACCAATCACGTGCTTTCCGGCGCAA of Sphingomonas mesophila contains these proteins:
- a CDS encoding spinster family MFS transporter, producing MSSTDRTLPRNPNLVLAFLLLAYILNFLDRQLLSILAQPIKESLSLSDTEFGAIAGLAFALLYSIAGVPLSLLADRTSRSKVIAGSLAVWSGFTALCGTTQGYWSLFLCRLGVGVGEAGGVAPSYALIADYFPPERRGRALGIFSLGVPLGLGSGLIAGAYIATYVDWRAAFLIMGVLGLVLVPLFLWAVKDPPRAQGSGEQVRLGAVFSVVAKKPSFWLLAFAASLSSLVGYGLAVWIPSVFMRSYGLSLIQAGQFMGSLLLIGGVIGVFAGGLLADRLGHGDKRWYAWLPAVAWLVTVPCYFFGLTTGNLWLAWLPLAIGNALNILWLGPITTAIQHLVERPMRATASALFLLINNLVGLGVGPLLIGAISDSLRSTYGPDSLRYAAIGALGFYLLASLLGLLAARRMARDWVADTPAQ
- a CDS encoding class V aminotransferase; translation: MSFKHLFSRSLGAAPGRLHFAAHSHHLWPDASFDGQVECWQDAATLADRKWDKVMGAVWPEAAAYVADELGAGDPSAFVFSANTHDFIVRLAAACPRRSPARLRVLASDGEFHSARRQFARWAEDGWLDLETVSARPFDSFTDRFLEAARAGDHDLILVSQVLFGSGRLFTGIDTLAGLAREDGPWVVIDGYHAFMALPLPLAGGGRGVGPPSKSTHPNAPAASAFYLGGGYKYAMAGEGLGFMHCPPGFGPRPPITGWYAEFGELTAPPGGIGYRADALRFMGATFDPSALYRFNAIRRMLAAEGITTAAVSAHAEALQRQALDLLAATPLGEAELLNPLDGKPHARFLAFRSQSAAEWQQRLAEQECITDVRGDVLRIGFGLYQDAADVERLATLAAGLR
- a CDS encoding fasciclin domain-containing protein, encoding MRLAYLLALALPLAACDSAADKSGAGAGGKAEAKAETTIAAGLGNDASTFAKAVKAAGLDTTLTGPGPYTVLVPVDGAFAKLPAGALDGLMTPETRPQLTKLLTNHVLSGAILSEDIAKAIEKEGGKTQLMTVGGAALTATRDGDAIVLTDPAGAKARVTAADSRHSNGIVHKIDTVLTPA